One genomic window of Dryobates pubescens isolate bDryPub1 chromosome 17, bDryPub1.pri, whole genome shotgun sequence includes the following:
- the GCNT3 gene encoding beta-1,3-galactosyl-O-glycosyl-glycoprotein beta-1,6-N-acetylglucosaminyltransferase 3 encodes MRLCDKSPPAARRRAAVLLGSLLLAAVVALRSVSRTCPTDHPHCRWALKLTLDTRVNCSGVVHGDEGAIRQARLANLILANKRASLTPETYLNMTRDCSAFRETRRFIEFPLSQEEAEFPIAYSMVIHNKIEMFERLLRSVYAPQNVYCIHIDRKSPAAFQEAVRAIAACFPNVFVASHLEKVVYASWSRLQADLNCMQDLLQSPVPWRYLLNTCGTDFPIKTNGEIIRALKVLQGQNSMESERPSAIKQERWKYHHEVAESISRTGTKKGPPPHNYPMFTGNAYIVVTRAFVQHIFQDPTAQKFLEWAKDTYSPDEHVWATLNRMPGVPGAMPPSDKFHLSDMNALPRLVKWQYMEGDTSKGAPYPPCTGQHQRSVCIYGVGDVSWMLQQHHLLANKFDPQVDDAAIQCLEEHLRHKALYGRGL; translated from the coding sequence ATGCGGCTGTGCGACAAGAGCCCCCCGGCGGCGCGGCGCCGCGCCGCGGTGCTGCtcggctccctgctgctggccgccGTCGTGGCGCTGCGGAGCGTCAGCCGCACCTGCCCCACTGACCACCCCCACTGCCGCTGGGCGCTGAAGCTCACCCTCGACACAAGGGTCAACTGCTCCGGGGTCGTCCACGGGGACGAAGGAGCCATCCGTCAGGCGCGGCTCGCAAACCTGATACTTGCCAACAAAAGGGCATCCCTGACGCCCGAAACGTACCTGAACATGACGAGGGACTGCAGCGCCTTCAGGGAGACACGGCGGTTCATCGAATTCCCCCTGAGTCAAGAGGAAGCAGAGTTCCCCATCGCCTACTCCATGGTCATCCACAACAAAATTGAAATGTTTGAGCGGCTTCTGCGGTCCGTCTATGCTCCGCAGAATGTGTACTGCATCCACATTGACCGCAAGtccccagctgccttccaggaGGCTGTACGGGCCATAGCAGCTTGCTTCCCCAATGTCTTTGTGGCTAGCCATCTGGAAAAGGTGGTCTATGCCTCCTGGTCCCGGTTGCAGGCTGACCTCAACTGCATGCAGGACCTGTTACAGAGCCCCGTGCCATGGCGCTATCTCCTCAACACCTGTGGCACCGATTTTCCCATCAAGACCAATGGCGAGATCATCCGTGCCCTGAAGGTCCTACAGGGACAGAACAGTATGGAGTCAGAGAGGCCCTCAGCCATCAAGCAGGAGCGCTGGAAATACCACCACGAAGTGGCAGAGTCCATCTCCCGGACAGGCACAAAGAAAGGGCCTCCACCCCACAACTATCCCATGTTCACAGGCAACGCATACATCGTGGTCACAAGGGCCTTCGTGCAGCACATCTTTCAGGACCCCACAGCACAGAAGTTCCTTGAGTGGGCCAAGGATACCTACAGCCCCGATGAGCATGTTTGGGCCACTCTCAACCGCATGCCTGGTGTGCCAGGCGCCATGCCTCCGAGTGACAAGTTCCACCTCTCGGACATGAATGCCCTGCCCCGCCTGGTCAAATGGCAGTACATGGAGGGTGACACCAGCAAGGGCGCGCCCTACCCACCCTGCACTGGCCAGCACCAGCGTTCCGTCTGCATCTACGGAGTGGGCGACGTGTCCTggatgctccagcagcaccacctctTGGCCAACAAGTTCGACCCCCAGGTGGATGATGCCGCCATTCAGTGTCTCGAGGAACACCTGCGCCACAAGGCCCTCTACGGCCGGGGACTCTGA
- the GTF2A2 gene encoding transcription initiation factor IIA subunit 2, with product MAYQLYRNTTLGNSLQESLDELIQSQQITPQLALQVLLQFDKAINSALAQRVRNRVNFRGSLNTYRFCDNVWTFVLNDVEFREVTELVKVDKVKIVACDGKNTGSNTAE from the exons ATGGCGTACCAGCTGTACAGAAACACCACGCTGGGGAACAGTCTTCAGGAGAGTCTGGATGAGCTCATACAG TCACAGCAGATCACACCTCAACTGGCCCTTCAGGTGCTACTTCAGTTTGATAAAGCTATAAATTCGGCACTGGCACAACGAGTCAGGAACAGAGTCAATTTCAGG GGGTCTCTGAATACATACAGGTTCTGTGACAATGTATGGACGTTTGTACTCAATGATGTTGAATTTCGGGAGGTCACTGAACTTGTGAAAGTGGATAAAGTGAAAATTGTAGCATGTGATGGGAAAA ATACCGGTTCCAATACTGCAGAGTGA